Genomic segment of Streptomyces alboniger:
CCGACGGCGACGTGTACGTGCGCGGCCGCGGCCACGTCCTGTGGGGCTACCGGCGGGCTGCGGACGAGCCGCGCGCCGACTTCGCCCTGCGCATCCGGGAGGGCTGGGAGCCGGACGCGCTGTGCGCGGAGCCGGACCTCGGCGGCCGCAGGGCCCTTCTCGCGCTGCTGCACGGCGAGTTGGCGGCGACCGGCGAGGCCGCGTCCGGCACGCTGTACCGCCTCTACCCGGGCCCGGCCGACGCCGCGCCCCTGGAGCGGATCACGGCGGGGGACCTGGCGGCGTGGCTCGCGCCCGTGGCGTGACCGCACGCGTGATCGACAGGGTGTCGGTTCCACGAGGCGGCGCTCGACGCTGCGTCCATTGCCGCGCCGCCGCGCGAAGGCGCATGCTGCCGGGGTGCGAGCGAACCCCATAGCCCCCTCGGCCCGTCCGGTGCACCGCCGGTCCCTGCTCCGCGCCCTCGGCGGGGGCGCGGCCGCCGGCGCGCTCGCGGGGTGCGGTGTGCCCGCCGCGTACATCGCGCCGGACGAGCGCTCCGCGGGCGACCGCTCGGCGAAGGACGGGGCGCTGACCTTCGCGAACTGGCCGCTGTACATCGACACGGACGACAAGGACAAGACGCGGCGCCCCTCGCTGGACGCCTTCGAGAAGCGGACCGGGATCGACGTCCGCTACACGGAGGAGATCAACGACAACGACGAGTTCTTCGGCAAGATCAGCCCGTCCCTGATGAACCATCAGGAGACCGGCCGCGACCTCATCGTCATCAGCGACTGGATGTGCGCCCGCTTCGTGCGGCTCGGCTGGGTGCAGGAGATGGACCGCTCGCGCCAGCCCAACGTCACCAAGTACCTGGACCCGTTGCTGCGTTCACCGCATTTCGACCCGGGGCGGAAGTTCACCGTCCCCTGGCAGTCGGGCATCACCGGCATCGCGTACAACAAGCGCAGGCTCGGCCGCGAGATCAGGCACGTCTCCGACCTGTGGGCCGACGACCTCAAGGGCCGCGTCACGCTCCTGTCCGGGCTCGACGAGGCGTTCGCGCTGCTGCTCCAGGGGGACGGTGTCGACGTCACCCGGTGGAAGGCGGACGACTTCCACCGGATGTGCGACAGGATCGAGGAGCTGGTGAACTCCCACCACATCCGGCGCTTCACGGGCAACGACTACATCAAGGACCTCTCCAGTGGCGACGTCCTGGCCTGCCAGGCCTACAGCGGAGACGTCATCCAGCTCCAGGCGGACGACCCGGACATCGAGTTCGTCGTGCCCGAGGAGGGCGCCGAGCTGTGGGCCGAGTCGTTGATGATCCCCAACCTGGCCCGCCACAAGCGCAACGCCGAGCGGCTCGTCGACTACTACTACGACCCCGAGGTGGCGGCGGAACTCGCCGCCTGGGTCAACTACGTCTGCCCGGTCCCCGCGGCCCGCGACGTCCTCGCCTCCGCCAAGGACAAGGAGCTGGCGGCGCTCGCCGAGGACCCGCTGATATTCCCGGACGACGCGATGCGCGAACGGCTCGCGATCGCGCGGGACATCACGCCGAAGGAGCGCACGGAGTTCGCGAAGCGGTGGAACGCGCTGGCGGGGCTGTAGAGGTTTCTGGGCCGTGGGGCCGCACGGTTCCGGCCGAGTTGTCCGGGCCCATCGGCGGCCCCCGCGTCGGCGTACGGTCCGCCCACCGGGTCGCGAGGTGTCCGGATCAAGGAATGGGGCCCCGGGCCGGCTGGCGCGAATGCGGGTGGCCGTCATGACCTGCTCTGTAGGAGGGTTGACACGCATATTCAGCCGATCCTAGAGTCGAAAATCTGTGCATGCCTCAATCAAGTGGTTTTTGGTATTGCGGGCCGGTGGGG
This window contains:
- a CDS encoding polyamine ABC transporter substrate-binding protein, encoding MRANPIAPSARPVHRRSLLRALGGGAAAGALAGCGVPAAYIAPDERSAGDRSAKDGALTFANWPLYIDTDDKDKTRRPSLDAFEKRTGIDVRYTEEINDNDEFFGKISPSLMNHQETGRDLIVISDWMCARFVRLGWVQEMDRSRQPNVTKYLDPLLRSPHFDPGRKFTVPWQSGITGIAYNKRRLGREIRHVSDLWADDLKGRVTLLSGLDEAFALLLQGDGVDVTRWKADDFHRMCDRIEELVNSHHIRRFTGNDYIKDLSSGDVLACQAYSGDVIQLQADDPDIEFVVPEEGAELWAESLMIPNLARHKRNAERLVDYYYDPEVAAELAAWVNYVCPVPAARDVLASAKDKELAALAEDPLIFPDDAMRERLAIARDITPKERTEFAKRWNALAGL